The Desmonostoc muscorum LEGE 12446 genome includes a region encoding these proteins:
- a CDS encoding IS1/IS1595 family N-terminal zinc-binding domain-containing protein — MKCPRCDSTSYRKNGRRNDKQNYLCKNCGKQFLEPTFSSLLETDLIANSNGHSQVTTAEARELDLAKKLSLENFTETNFSSFSSILAEELRKILLSPDWLESDAFNQFIQTSQQKQEIKYHLETGISLLLLDAENLKLDINSELFLASVCEYPLQAKLAFANWRNPSIGKQDIELYNRGYQLVHVPGGKDSADAKMIAFGASVLRSYPTVKEILVCSGDGILIHLCNELQNQGLTVYLVRRQGQSLHIENRNTGDLTHYSITMAREVPSLEQVVEQIQDLIKNEQNSINARLHSLAGIANLFEERCNLNTNHNQRQPEIEEIISFPDESSAKSIKEQEQEIFPQFFDKETLDKFLLKIIQDFQIKSPKIKLSVSKLGTEIQKITGESPNSIVKKLKLGSNFTKYLQSSSAFKLKASGREYEVIPLFFE, encoded by the coding sequence ATGAAATGTCCCCGGTGCGATTCTACTTCATATCGTAAAAATGGCCGTCGGAATGACAAGCAGAATTACCTCTGCAAAAATTGTGGTAAACAATTCCTTGAGCCGACATTTTCTAGTTTGCTGGAAACTGATTTGATTGCGAACAGCAACGGGCACAGTCAAGTAACTACGGCTGAAGCGAGGGAACTTGATTTAGCAAAAAAACTATCACTAGAAAATTTTACAGAAACAAATTTTAGCTCTTTTAGTTCCATATTAGCGGAAGAACTACGGAAGATTTTATTATCACCTGATTGGCTAGAATCTGATGCTTTCAATCAATTCATCCAAACATCTCAGCAAAAACAGGAAATCAAATATCACTTAGAAACAGGAATTTCGCTTTTACTTTTAGATGCAGAAAACTTAAAATTAGATATTAATTCCGAATTATTTTTAGCGAGTGTATGTGAATATCCTTTGCAAGCTAAATTAGCATTTGCCAACTGGAGAAACCCAAGTATTGGTAAGCAGGATATTGAACTATATAACCGTGGCTATCAACTTGTTCATGTACCCGGAGGTAAAGATAGTGCTGATGCAAAAATGATTGCATTTGGTGCTTCTGTCTTAAGGTCTTATCCAACAGTTAAAGAAATTTTAGTCTGTTCTGGCGATGGAATTTTAATTCACCTGTGTAACGAACTCCAAAACCAGGGGTTGACTGTCTACTTAGTGCGTAGACAAGGACAAAGTTTGCATATAGAGAACCGGAACACTGGCGATTTGACTCATTATTCCATAACAATGGCCAGAGAAGTTCCATCCTTAGAACAAGTAGTTGAGCAAATTCAAGATTTAATTAAAAATGAACAAAACTCAATCAATGCTCGATTACACAGTTTAGCAGGTATTGCCAATTTATTTGAAGAAAGATGCAATCTGAATACCAATCATAATCAAAGGCAGCCAGAAATTGAAGAAATAATTTCTTTTCCAGATGAATCATCTGCGAAATCTATCAAAGAGCAAGAACAAGAAATTTTCCCTCAATTTTTTGATAAAGAAACATTAGACAAATTTTTATTAAAGATAATTCAAGATTTTCAAATAAAATCTCCCAAAATTAAATTATCTGTGTCCAAACTAGGTACAGAGATACAGAAAATAACCGGAGAATCTCCTAATTCAATTGTTAAAAAATTAAAGCTAGGTTCTAATTTTACCAAATATTTACAATCATCCTCTGCATTTAAATTAAAAGCAAGTGGCAGGGAATATGAGGTTATACCGCTATTCTTTGAGTAG
- a CDS encoding phosphate ABC transporter ATP-binding protein, whose product MSKLIPAIRVKNFSFYYETQKIVEGVSMDIYQNQVTAIIGSSGCGKSTFLKSLNRMGELEAEVSVEGRVEFFGQNIYERRVNLSRLRRQISMVFPKPNLFPMSVYDNVAYGVKLVGWHPKVELDAIVESAIKAADLWDELKNKLHKSALELSGGQQQRLCIARALAVKPKVLLMDEPCSGLDPLGSMQIENLIHNLRSDLTIVIVTHNMQQVTRLCDFTAFFYSNENRISQMVEFGTTNKIFTNPLDSRTRDYVFARVS is encoded by the coding sequence ATGAGTAAACTAATTCCAGCCATCAGAGTCAAAAACTTCAGCTTCTATTACGAGACTCAAAAGATAGTTGAAGGCGTTTCAATGGATATTTACCAAAACCAAGTCACGGCAATTATTGGTTCTAGTGGTTGTGGCAAGTCTACTTTTCTTAAATCGTTAAATCGCATGGGTGAATTAGAAGCAGAAGTGAGTGTTGAAGGAAGAGTAGAATTTTTTGGACAGAACATTTATGAGCGCCGTGTCAATTTAAGTAGGCTACGTCGCCAAATTAGTATGGTTTTTCCCAAGCCAAATCTTTTTCCCATGAGCGTTTATGATAATGTTGCCTATGGGGTGAAATTAGTTGGATGGCATCCAAAAGTAGAATTAGATGCGATTGTTGAGTCTGCCATCAAAGCTGCCGATCTTTGGGATGAACTGAAAAATAAGCTGCACAAGTCTGCTTTAGAACTTTCCGGCGGACAACAACAAAGACTATGCATTGCTCGTGCTTTAGCAGTTAAACCAAAAGTTTTACTGATGGATGAACCTTGTTCAGGCCTCGATCCTCTTGGTAGTATGCAAATTGAAAATTTGATTCATAACTTGCGCTCTGACTTGACAATTGTGATTGTTACCCACAACATGCAGCAAGTTACTCGCTTATGTGATTTTACGGCTTTCTTTTACAGTAATGAAAACCGCATTAGTCAAATGGTTGAATTTGGTACTACAAATAAAATTTTTACTAATCCCCTTGATTCCCGTACCCGCGATTATGTTTTTGCCCGCGTCAGTTAA
- the pstB gene encoding phosphate ABC transporter ATP-binding protein PstB translates to MKNLIPAIKVKNISFYYGTIKAIEKVSIDIYRNQVTAIIGPSGCGKSTFIKILNRISELEGPVKVEGEVEFFGQNIYAPRVNINRLRRQIGMVFQKPNPFPISIYENVAYGMRIAGRYPKVELDEIVESALKDAALWDEVKDKLDKSALGLSGGQQQRLCIARALAVKPKVLLMDEPCSALDPIATMKVEELLYSLKSQLTIAIVTHNMQQAARVSDFTAFFSTDESRIGQMVEFGATEQIFNNPLDPRTRDYISGRFG, encoded by the coding sequence ATGAAGAACTTAATTCCAGCTATCAAAGTAAAAAATATCAGTTTTTACTATGGGACAATCAAAGCGATCGAAAAGGTATCAATAGATATTTATCGCAACCAAGTAACTGCAATTATTGGCCCTAGTGGTTGCGGTAAATCTACTTTCATCAAAATCTTGAATCGCATTAGTGAATTAGAAGGCCCTGTAAAAGTTGAAGGAGAAGTAGAATTTTTTGGTCAAAATATTTATGCTCCTCGTGTCAACATCAATCGATTACGCCGCCAAATTGGTATGGTGTTCCAAAAACCGAATCCTTTTCCTATCAGCATTTATGAAAATGTCGCCTACGGGATGAGAATAGCAGGTAGGTATCCAAAAGTAGAACTAGATGAAATTGTCGAGTCTGCTCTCAAAGACGCTGCTCTTTGGGATGAAGTTAAAGATAAACTAGATAAATCGGCTTTAGGGCTTTCTGGTGGTCAACAACAGAGATTATGTATTGCCCGCGCTTTAGCAGTCAAGCCGAAAGTTCTGCTGATGGATGAGCCTTGTTCGGCTCTTGACCCTATAGCTACTATGAAAGTTGAGGAACTGCTGTATAGTTTGAAATCTCAGTTGACGATCGCGATCGTTACCCACAACATGCAACAAGCTGCCCGTGTCTCTGATTTTACCGCTTTCTTCAGCACCGATGAAAGTCGGATTGGTCAAATGGTTGAATTTGGTGCCACAGAGCAAATCTTTAACAACCCACTCGACCCCCGCACCCGCGACTACATTTCAGGACGTTTTGGTTAA
- the pstA gene encoding phosphate ABC transporter permease PstA, with protein sequence MSDYIESENDESITTELCSPLPKQRVIFSYLMNAIAFGFTGLALIPLLSILWEIFVRGISGIKWEVFVKSVIDNGFGNAILGTITMVAIGAFLSIPTGIMTGIFLAEFGQTNLIANFIRFITNILTGVPSIVVGIFAYGIIVFVTKGFSAIAGGFALAVIMLPVIVLTTEESLKLIPTSQRLASAALGGTRFQTTFRIVVTTAIPGITTGVLLAVARAAGETAPLIFTALFSLDWSEGLLSPTASLPVLIFNLYNDPDPEKSQLVWTTSIILLALILCVSIISRLVIRQRKIK encoded by the coding sequence ATGAGTGATTATATTGAGTCTGAGAATGATGAATCAATTACAACAGAATTATGCAGCCCCCTACCAAAACAGCGAGTAATATTTAGCTATTTAATGAATGCGATCGCCTTTGGTTTTACAGGTCTAGCACTCATTCCTTTATTATCAATTTTATGGGAAATATTTGTCCGGGGAATATCTGGAATTAAATGGGAAGTTTTTGTCAAATCAGTGATTGATAATGGGTTTGGCAATGCAATTCTCGGAACCATAACTATGGTAGCCATTGGCGCTTTTTTAAGCATTCCCACAGGCATAATGACAGGAATTTTCTTGGCGGAATTTGGTCAAACTAATCTAATTGCTAATTTCATTCGTTTTATTACTAATATTCTCACAGGCGTGCCTTCAATTGTTGTAGGCATATTCGCTTACGGTATAATCGTTTTCGTAACTAAAGGATTTAGTGCGATCGCAGGTGGTTTTGCTTTAGCTGTGATTATGCTACCAGTGATTGTATTGACAACAGAAGAATCTTTAAAACTGATTCCCACATCTCAACGCCTCGCCTCTGCTGCTTTAGGCGGAACTCGTTTTCAAACTACCTTTCGCATCGTTGTAACTACGGCAATTCCCGGAATCACCACAGGCGTTTTATTAGCTGTAGCTCGTGCTGCTGGTGAAACAGCACCTTTAATTTTTACTGCTTTATTTAGTCTAGATTGGTCAGAAGGTTTGTTAAGTCCAACAGCTTCTTTGCCAGTATTAATTTTTAACCTCTACAACGATCCAGACCCAGAAAAAAGTCAATTAGTATGGACAACTTCGATAATTCTATTGGCCTTAATTTTATGTGTCAGCATTATTTCTCGTTTAGTTATTAGGCAAAGAAAAATCAAATGA
- the pstC gene encoding phosphate ABC transporter permease subunit PstC produces MANSSEPADKNSSNQSNLDDENLNLTAISGKNFWFDQGFTLLVYFFGLVTFAVLFLMSWVIYQEALPAIKQFGVGFLWRQDWDTGNGIFGALPYIYGTLVSSAIAILLAIPVGIAVSLVTSENFLPASVRTILAFVVELIAAIPSVIIGLWAIFVFIPVLEPLEKWLGSTFKFIPLFNTQDPVGTNMLTAGIILAIMILPTMAAITRDVLLAIPKELRSASMALGGTRWETIFRVLLPAGFSGIVSAAMLALGRALGETMAVTMVIGNSAQISASLLDPAYTIPSVLANEFAEAEPGLHIGALSYLGLILFGLTLVVNIGAVLLVRWFARKNN; encoded by the coding sequence ATGGCAAATTCATCGGAGCCAGCCGACAAAAATTCATCAAATCAATCAAATCTAGATGATGAAAATCTGAATTTGACAGCTATCAGTGGGAAAAATTTCTGGTTTGACCAAGGATTTACACTGCTAGTATACTTTTTTGGCTTGGTTACTTTTGCAGTGTTATTTTTAATGAGTTGGGTAATTTACCAAGAAGCTTTACCAGCCATTAAACAGTTTGGAGTCGGGTTTTTATGGCGTCAAGATTGGGATACAGGTAATGGAATTTTTGGTGCATTACCTTATATTTATGGAACCTTAGTAAGTAGTGCGATCGCTATTTTATTAGCTATACCAGTAGGAATAGCAGTCTCCTTGGTAACAAGTGAAAATTTCTTACCTGCATCAGTGCGAACAATCTTAGCATTTGTTGTGGAATTAATTGCAGCAATTCCTAGCGTCATTATTGGTTTGTGGGCTATTTTTGTATTTATTCCAGTTTTGGAACCTTTAGAAAAATGGCTGGGCAGCACTTTTAAATTTATACCACTATTCAATACACAAGACCCTGTTGGCACAAATATGTTGACTGCTGGAATTATTCTAGCCATCATGATTTTGCCAACAATGGCAGCAATTACTCGTGATGTATTACTGGCTATACCTAAAGAATTACGTAGCGCATCTATGGCTTTAGGTGGTACTCGTTGGGAAACAATTTTTCGAGTTTTGCTACCAGCTGGATTTTCGGGAATAGTCAGTGCAGCAATGCTGGCTTTAGGACGTGCTTTGGGTGAAACAATGGCTGTCACTATGGTAATTGGTAACTCTGCCCAAATTAGTGCTTCTTTACTCGATCCAGCTTATACAATTCCCTCTGTATTAGCTAATGAATTTGCTGAAGCTGAACCAGGATTACATATTGGTGCTTTAAGCTATTTGGGATTAATTTTGTTTGGCTTGACTTTAGTTGTCAATATTGGGGCTGTATTATTAGTCAGATGGTTTGCCAGAAAAAATAATTGA
- the pstS gene encoding phosphate ABC transporter substrate-binding protein PstS: MIFSTTILNRVVATSVVTTSVALSPMFGAIAQAQTLNGAGATFPAPLYERYAREVKKKYPDLKINYQAIGSGGGIRQVTAGTVDFGGSDAAMKDAEIAKVKNGVILVPTAGGAVSVVYNLPGVNELKLSRNTLPAIFAGQITNWNDPKIKADNPGVNLPSQPIKFVVRADGSGTTFIFTNHLSTVSSYFKGRVGANTAPKWNLPNVLKGKGNPGVAALVARTPGSIGYVEYAFALKNNLKSAQIQNKAGEFVAPSLQSANAALATVSFPDNYRVFVGDPSQGYPIVGLTWMMVYKQYANAAKSDAIKKWINWVLKDGQQYNDDLNYTKIPSDVANRVLQTVNSSVKP, from the coding sequence ATGATTTTTTCGACCACCATCTTGAATCGTGTCGTTGCTACTTCAGTGGTGACAACTTCTGTTGCACTTAGTCCAATGTTTGGCGCGATCGCACAAGCTCAAACCCTCAACGGTGCAGGAGCAACTTTTCCGGCTCCGCTTTACGAACGCTATGCTCGTGAAGTTAAGAAGAAGTATCCAGACTTGAAAATTAACTACCAAGCAATTGGTAGTGGCGGCGGTATTCGTCAAGTCACTGCTGGAACCGTTGACTTTGGTGGTAGTGATGCTGCAATGAAAGATGCTGAAATCGCTAAAGTCAAGAACGGTGTAATCTTAGTACCCACAGCAGGCGGTGCAGTTTCTGTGGTTTATAATCTGCCAGGCGTCAATGAACTCAAATTATCCCGCAATACACTACCAGCAATTTTTGCAGGTCAAATTACCAATTGGAATGACCCGAAAATTAAAGCTGATAATCCAGGTGTGAATCTACCAAGTCAACCAATAAAATTTGTTGTTCGTGCCGATGGTAGCGGTACAACTTTCATTTTTACTAACCATTTGAGTACAGTTAGTAGTTATTTTAAAGGCAGAGTTGGAGCCAATACTGCACCAAAATGGAATCTTCCAAACGTCCTCAAAGGTAAAGGCAATCCTGGCGTCGCTGCCTTAGTAGCTCGCACTCCTGGTTCTATTGGTTATGTTGAATATGCCTTCGCTCTTAAAAATAACCTGAAATCAGCACAGATCCAAAATAAGGCAGGAGAATTTGTTGCTCCTTCTTTACAATCTGCAAACGCAGCTTTAGCTACTGTGAGTTTTCCAGATAACTACCGCGTTTTTGTAGGCGATCCATCACAAGGTTATCCCATTGTTGGTCTGACTTGGATGATGGTTTACAAACAGTATGCTAATGCTGCAAAATCTGATGCAATTAAGAAATGGATAAATTGGGTATTAAAAGATGGTCAACAATATAATGATGACCTTAACTACACCAAGATTCCATCTGATGTAGCAAATCGTGTACTTCAGACAGTGAATAGCAGTGTCAAGCCTTAA